Genomic DNA from Streptomyces venezuelae:
GCTCTGCCCGCCCTCGCCGGATGCAGCTCGAACGACGAGGCCGGCCGGCCGGTCGCGGGCCAGGACGTCGCCCCCGCCGCCCGGGACCTGGTCGCCGACGGCGGAACCATGAACTGGGCGGTCGACGAGCTGCCGGAAACGTTCAACTCCTTCCAGGCGGACGCCGACGAGGCCACTGCCCGGGTCGCGGGCGCGGTCCTGCCGTCCCTGTTCCGCCTCGACGCGCAGGGCAGGGCGCAGCGCAACGCCGACTTCCTGGAGTCCGCGGAGGTCGTCGAGCGCGAGCCGCAGCAGGTCGTCCTGTACAAGCTGAACCAGCAGGCGGTCTGGAGCGACGGCCGGGAGATCGGCGCCGACGACTTCGCGGCGCAGTGGCGGGCCCTCTCCGGCAGGGACAGCGCGTACTGGACGGCACGCAACGCGGGCTACGACCGCATCGCGAAGATCGAGCGCGGCGCGAACAACCTGGAGGTGCGGGTCACCTTCGCCAAGCCGTACGCGGACTGGCGCTCCCTCTTCTCGCCGCTGTATCCGAAGCAGATCATGGGCACGCCCGACTCCTTCAACGACGGCGCGCGCCGCAAGCTGAAGGTGACCGCGGGTCCCTTCGCGCTCGGCGGCACCGACCGCAAGGCCGGCGACGTGACGCTGGAGCGCAACGCGCGCTGGTGGGGCAGCCCGGCGAAGCTGAACAAGATCGTGCTGCGCGAGGTGGGGCGCGCCGAGCGGGCCGAGGCGCTCGCCGAGGGCCGGGTCGATCTCGCCGCGATCGACGCGGCGGAGGCCGGGCGGATCTCCCAGGCCGCGAGGGACAAGGGGAGCGAGGGTCCGCTCACCCATGGCCCCGGCGCCGCGATCACCCCGGCGAGGGCCCTGCGCTCCTGGGCGATCGCCCACGGCTCCGACGAGGAGGCCGCCGACACGGAGATCGAGGCACGCGCCAAGACCCGCAAGGCGGTCAAGAGGTACGCGACGGAGCAGGAGGGGCTGCGCGGCTACGTCGTACGCAAGTCCCTGGAGCCCGCCTACACGCAGCTCGCCCTCAACGGTTCCGAGGGACCGCTCGCCGACGACCGGGTGCGCCGCGCGGTCGCCCGCGCCCTGGACCGCGAGGAGCTCGCGAAGGCCGTACTCAAACCGCTCGGCCTCCCCGCCGAGCCGGTCGGCAGCCATCTCGCCCTCGCCGGGCAGCAGGCGTACGCGGACAACAGCGGGGCCCTCGGCGAACAGGACACCGCCGAGGCGCGGGCGCTCCTCGCGGACGCCGGCTGGACGCCGGGCGCGCTCCTCAAGGGGGAGAAGGAAGAGGGGGAGAAGGAGAAGACCGCGGGCGGCGAGTCCGACGCGAAGGACGAGAAGGCCGGGAAGGAGCCGAAGGACTCCGCCGACGGAGGCGACGGCGACGACAGCGGCAGCAGCGGCAACAGCGACAGCGACGGCACCTACATCGTCGGCGAAGAAGACGGCAAACCCGGCGACACCGGCACCACCGTCCTCGCCCCCGCCCCCGCGGCGGCCTACCAGCGCGCCGTCCTGAACCGCCAGGCCGATGTCCTCGGCCTGCCCCGCCGCGAGGCCGACAAGGAGAAGAAGAAGGAGCCCGCCGACCACGCCGGGCAGGACCGAAGGGACCAGGCCAAGGGCGGCGCCCCCGGCGCGTACGCCCCGAAGGGCACCGCCGCCCCCAAGGGGTCGGGCGCGAAGGGAGCCGCGGCGGCGGGCCCGCTCGCCAAGGACGGCAAGCCCCTCACCCTCCGCTTCGTGCTGCCCTCCGGCGACGGTTCGGAACAGCTGCGCACGGTGGCCGACCGGATCTCGCGCATGCTGCAGAAGATCGGCATCCGCACGGAGACGGCGAAGGTCGCCGACGAGAGCTACTTCAAGGACCACATCGCGTCCGGCCAGTACGACCTCGCCCTCTACTCGTGGCCCGCCTCGGCCTTCCCGGCCACCGACGCCCGACCGATCTTCGCCAAGCCGGTCCCGGCCGCGGACGGCTCGCTGAACGTCGAGCAGAACTACACCCGTGTCGGCACGGACCACATCGACCAGCTGTTCGACCAGGCGGTCGGCGAGCTGGACGAAGAAACGTCACGCTCCCTGGTCAAGAAGGCGGACGCCCGCATCTGGGCGGAGGCGGGCTCCATCCCCCTCTACCAGCGCCCCCAGCTGATGGCCGCCCGCCCGAACCTGGCCAACGCGGGCGCGTTCGGCTTCCAGGCCCCGCGCTACGAGGACATCGGCTTCCTGAAGCCGGGCGCGAAGCCGTCGGGCGGACCGGCCGCGAAGTAACGCTCCGCGACCGGCACCGCTCGCACCAGCGCCCCGCCTCAGATTCCGCTCAACTCTCTTGCCCGCCGGCCGTCCCGGCGGGCAAGCTCGTGTCTACCCATTGACCTGCTGTTTCCCCAGAGTTCCCGAGGCTTTCCGCACCCCTGCGAAGCCCCCGCGGAGGCTGCCTCCGCGAGGGACACGTAGACTGGGGTGAGGCCGTGGCGTGTCCAGCCCGGCAGGGTTCGCGTACTTCAGAGGTGCGTGTGACCATCCACTCACTCCAGGAGTACGCCGCACTATGGCCACGCGCCACGACATCCGTAACGTCGCCATCGTCGCTCACGTCGACCACGGCAAGACGACCATCGTCGACGCCATGCTCAAGCAGGCCGGTTCCTTCGCCGCGCACGCCGCCGAGTCCCTCGACGACCGCATGATGGACTCGAACGACCTGGAGCGTGAGAAGGGCATCACGATCCTCGCCAAGAACACGGCGGTGAAGTATCACCCCAAGGACGGCGGGGAACCGATCACGATCAACATCATCGACACCCCCGGCCACGCCGACTTCGGTGGCGAGGTCGAGCGCGGTCTGTCGATGGTGGACGCGGTCGTGCTGCTGGTCGACGCCTCCGAGGGCCCGCTCCCGCAGACCCGCTTCGTGCTGCGCAAGGCGCTCCAGCAGCGCCTCCCGGTCATCCTGTGCATCAACAAGACGGACCGCCCCGACTCGCGCATCGACGAGGTCGTCAACGAGACGTACGACCTCTTCCTCGACCTGGACGCCGACGAAGACCAGATCGAGTTCCCGATCGTCTACGCCTGCGGCCGCGACGGCATCGCCTCGCTGACCAAGCCGGAGGACGGCACGGTCCCGGCGGACTCCACCAACCTGGAGCCGTTCTTCTCCACGATCCTGGAGCACGTCCCGGCCCCGACGTACGACGAGAGCGCCCCGCTCCAGGCGCACGTCACCAACCTGGACGCCGACAACTTCCTCGGCCGCATCGCGCTGCTCCGCGTCGAGCAGGGCGAGCTGCGCAAGGGCCAGACGGTCGCCTGGATCAAGCGCGACGGCACCATCTCGAACGTCCGCATCACCGAGCTGATGATGACCGAGGCGCTCACCCGCAAGCCGGCCGAGATGGCGGGCCCGGGTGACATCTGCGCGGTCGCCGGTATCCCCGACATCATGATCGGCGAGACCCTGGCCGACCCGGAGAACCCGGTCGCGCTGCCGCTGATCACGGTCGACGAGCCGGCGATCTCCATGACCATCGGTACCAACACCTCGCCGCTGGTCGGCCGCGGCGGCACCGGCAAGGGCGCGGACGCCAAGTCCGCGGTCAAGGACCGCAAGGTCACCGCCCGCCAGGTCAAGGACCGCCTGGAGCGCGAGCTGATCGGTAACGTCTCGCTGCGCGTCCTCGACACCGAGCGCCCCGACGCCTGGGAGGTGCAGGGCCGCGGTGAGCTGGCGCTGGCCATCCTGGTCGAGCAGATGCGCCGCGAGGGCTTCGAGATGACCATCGGCAAGCCGCAGGTCGTCACCCGCCAGATCGACGGCAAGACGCACGAGCCGGTCGAGCGCATGACCATCGACGTGCCCGAGGAGCACATGGGTGCCGTCACGCAGCTCATGGGCGTCCGCAAGGGCCGCATGGACAACATGTCCAACCACGGCTCCGGCTGGGTCCGCCTGGAGTTCGTCGTGCCGTCCCGCGGCCTCATCGGCTTCCGTA
This window encodes:
- a CDS encoding ABC transporter family substrate-binding protein, yielding MSHDRARVRSVVFLATGVLALPALAGCSSNDEAGRPVAGQDVAPAARDLVADGGTMNWAVDELPETFNSFQADADEATARVAGAVLPSLFRLDAQGRAQRNADFLESAEVVEREPQQVVLYKLNQQAVWSDGREIGADDFAAQWRALSGRDSAYWTARNAGYDRIAKIERGANNLEVRVTFAKPYADWRSLFSPLYPKQIMGTPDSFNDGARRKLKVTAGPFALGGTDRKAGDVTLERNARWWGSPAKLNKIVLREVGRAERAEALAEGRVDLAAIDAAEAGRISQAARDKGSEGPLTHGPGAAITPARALRSWAIAHGSDEEAADTEIEARAKTRKAVKRYATEQEGLRGYVVRKSLEPAYTQLALNGSEGPLADDRVRRAVARALDREELAKAVLKPLGLPAEPVGSHLALAGQQAYADNSGALGEQDTAEARALLADAGWTPGALLKGEKEEGEKEKTAGGESDAKDEKAGKEPKDSADGGDGDDSGSSGNSDSDGTYIVGEEDGKPGDTGTTVLAPAPAAAYQRAVLNRQADVLGLPRREADKEKKKEPADHAGQDRRDQAKGGAPGAYAPKGTAAPKGSGAKGAAAAGPLAKDGKPLTLRFVLPSGDGSEQLRTVADRISRMLQKIGIRTETAKVADESYFKDHIASGQYDLALYSWPASAFPATDARPIFAKPVPAADGSLNVEQNYTRVGTDHIDQLFDQAVGELDEETSRSLVKKADARIWAEAGSIPLYQRPQLMAARPNLANAGAFGFQAPRYEDIGFLKPGAKPSGGPAAK
- the typA gene encoding translational GTPase TypA, with protein sequence MATRHDIRNVAIVAHVDHGKTTIVDAMLKQAGSFAAHAAESLDDRMMDSNDLEREKGITILAKNTAVKYHPKDGGEPITINIIDTPGHADFGGEVERGLSMVDAVVLLVDASEGPLPQTRFVLRKALQQRLPVILCINKTDRPDSRIDEVVNETYDLFLDLDADEDQIEFPIVYACGRDGIASLTKPEDGTVPADSTNLEPFFSTILEHVPAPTYDESAPLQAHVTNLDADNFLGRIALLRVEQGELRKGQTVAWIKRDGTISNVRITELMMTEALTRKPAEMAGPGDICAVAGIPDIMIGETLADPENPVALPLITVDEPAISMTIGTNTSPLVGRGGTGKGADAKSAVKDRKVTARQVKDRLERELIGNVSLRVLDTERPDAWEVQGRGELALAILVEQMRREGFEMTIGKPQVVTRQIDGKTHEPVERMTIDVPEEHMGAVTQLMGVRKGRMDNMSNHGSGWVRLEFVVPSRGLIGFRTEFLTQTRGTGIAHSIHEGHEPWFGELKTRNNGSLVADRAGAVTAFAMTNLQERGVLFTEPGTEVYEGMIVGENSRADDMDVNITKEKKLTNMRSASADSFEAIVPPRKLSLEQSLEFCRDDECVEVTPEAVRIRKVVLDQKERGRSASRAKHN